In Apus apus isolate bApuApu2 chromosome 25, bApuApu2.pri.cur, whole genome shotgun sequence, the following proteins share a genomic window:
- the LIMD2 gene encoding LIM domain-containing protein 2, protein MFQATGPASPPPTHEAKNNSGGSTVQRSKSFSLKAQVKEMCTACQKTVYPMERLVADKFVFHNSCFCCKHCHTKLSLGSYAALHGEFYCKPHFQQLFKSKGNYDEGFGRKQHKELWVHKEVESGTKSA, encoded by the exons ATGTTCCAGGCCACGGGACCTGCCAGCCCACCTCCAACCCAC GAGGCAAAGAACAACTCAGGAGGCAGCACCGTGCAGCGCTCCAAG TCCTTCAGCCTGAAGGCACAGGTGAAGGAGATGTGCACAGCCTGCCAGAAAACCGTCTACCCCATGGAGCGGCTGGTGGCTGATAAGTTTGTCTTCCACaactcctgcttctgctgcaagcACTGCCACACCAAGCTGAG cctgggcAGCTACGCGGCGCTCCACGGGGAATTCTACTGCAAGCCCCACTTCCAGCAGCTCTTCAAGAGCAAAGGCAACTACGACGAGGGCTTCGGGCGCAAGCAGCACAAGGAGCTGTGGGTGCACAAGGAGGTGGAGAGCGGGACCAAGTCGGCGTGA